Proteins co-encoded in one Papaver somniferum cultivar HN1 chromosome 5, ASM357369v1, whole genome shotgun sequence genomic window:
- the LOC113277896 gene encoding uncharacterized protein LOC113277896: protein MSSSSMLSLNNTSSTLTSNFSTKLHSFKRNAQTPILISNGGFLKTQSSSKFLLNSHIIRSSSSSRLIAFCAKNQSVIFEEEEIQKEDGVIESEQLNVEIGNPPPMILPVSKLNNQVFFLLAFIAASTSIAFTSLVVAAVPALYAMGRAAISLSKLADTAREELPSTMAAIRLSGMEISDLTLELSDLSQEISDGVNKSAQAVQAAEAGIRQVGTIAKQQAVSMIQERANLPVISIQPVVVGAAKKTSRAVGNVTKTLMNMITRGESTSDDEDHGNDRIDLF, encoded by the exons ATGAGTTCATCTTCAATGTTATCTCTAAACAATACTTCTTCAACTCTAACTTCAAATTTCTCTACAAAATTACATTCATTCAAACGAAATGCCCAAACCCCAATTCTCATTTCAAATGGGGGGTTTCTCAAAACCCAGAGTAGTAGTAAATTTCTATTGAATTCACATATTAtaagatcttcttcttcttctaggttAATTGCATTTTGTGCTAAAAATCAAAGTGttatttttgaagaagaagagattcaaAAAGAAGATGGGGTTATTGAAAGTGAGCAGCTTAATGTTGAAATCGGAAACCCTCCTCCAATGATTCTTCCTGTTTCTAAATTGAATAATCAAGTATTCTTTCTCTTGGCTTTCATTGCTGCCTCG ACTTCCATAGCATTTACCAGCCTTGTCGTAGCAGCTGTGCCGGCATTATAT GCAATGGGAAGAGCTGCAATATCTCTTTCAAAGCTGGCTGATACAGCTCGAGAAGAACTCCCTAGTACAATGGCCGCAATCAGGCTTTCAGGCATGGAGATTAGTGATCTTACTCTGGAACTGAGTGACTTGAG CCAAGAGATATCAGATGGAGTTAACAAGTCGGCTCAAGCTGTTCAAGCAGCAGAAGCTGGGATACGTCAAGTTGGAACTATTGCCAAACAGCAAGCCGTAT CAATGATACAGGAGAGAGCCAACTTACCTGTTATCTCCATACAACCAGTGGTTGTAGGGGCGGCAAAGAAGACATCTCGTGCTGTTGGCAATGTCACAAAGACGTTAATGAATATGATAACACGAGGTGAGTCTACCTCTGACGATGAAGATCATGGAAATGATAGAATTGATCTCTTCTGA